One genomic region from Microcystis panniformis FACHB-1757 encodes:
- a CDS encoding ABC transporter substrate-binding protein, whose translation MKRRNFFSLPLVFFSSLLLTISCNQAPQQTPNASSSLNNTTPIVIGYSNWAGWWPWAIAEEEGLFAKNGANVQMKWFDGYLESLQALAAGQLDGNSQTLNDTIAFAGDAVNGQVAVLVNDNSSGNDKVIVTEEIKTIQDLKGKKVAVEEGVVGDFLLSLALEKEGMSRKDVQIVPMETGAAAAAFASGKVDAVAAFPPFWSTALKRKGSKELISSKAFPGAIPDLLVVSAKLIKEKPEQVQALVKTWFDVREFMTKNPQKADEIMAKRAGISPEELALYKEGTKFFTLEENLEAFSPGKTMKNMPFAAQKMADFMMEVGFIKKVPDLTTILDSQFVKALANQDKNS comes from the coding sequence ATGAAACGGCGCAATTTTTTCTCCTTACCTCTCGTTTTTTTTAGTAGCTTACTCCTAACCATTAGTTGTAATCAAGCTCCTCAGCAAACCCCCAATGCAAGTAGTTCTCTAAATAATACTACCCCCATTGTCATTGGTTATAGTAATTGGGCCGGTTGGTGGCCCTGGGCGATCGCTGAAGAAGAGGGATTATTTGCTAAAAATGGGGCTAATGTTCAAATGAAATGGTTTGATGGTTATCTTGAATCCTTGCAAGCTTTAGCTGCCGGACAATTAGATGGAAATAGTCAAACTCTCAACGATACAATCGCTTTTGCGGGAGATGCAGTGAATGGTCAAGTTGCTGTTTTAGTCAATGATAACTCGTCAGGAAATGACAAAGTTATTGTCACAGAAGAGATTAAAACGATTCAAGATTTAAAAGGCAAAAAAGTTGCTGTTGAAGAAGGTGTTGTCGGTGACTTTCTCCTCAGTTTAGCCCTAGAAAAAGAAGGAATGAGCCGTAAAGATGTGCAAATTGTCCCCATGGAAACAGGGGCTGCTGCCGCCGCTTTTGCATCGGGAAAAGTGGATGCAGTGGCCGCTTTTCCACCCTTTTGGTCAACCGCCCTTAAACGAAAAGGTTCCAAAGAATTAATTAGTTCTAAAGCTTTTCCCGGTGCTATTCCTGATTTATTAGTTGTCAGTGCCAAATTAATCAAAGAAAAGCCAGAACAGGTTCAGGCTCTTGTCAAAACCTGGTTTGATGTTCGAGAGTTTATGACTAAAAATCCCCAAAAAGCCGATGAGATTATGGCCAAGCGTGCGGGCATTAGTCCAGAAGAATTAGCCCTATATAAAGAGGGAACGAAGTTTTTTACTTTAGAAGAAAACCTAGAAGCGTTTAGTCCGGGGAAAACCATGAAAAATATGCCCTTTGCCGCTCAAAAAATGGCTGATTTTATGATGGAAGTTGGCTTTATTAAAAAAGTCCCCGATCTAACAACTATTCTAGATTCCCAATTTGTCAAGGCCTTGGCAAATCAAGACAAAAACTCCTAA
- the hypB gene encoding hydrogenase nickel incorporation protein HypB, whose translation MHQTFDAALEINLLHANQAGADHNREHFDEWGITCLNLMSSPGAGKTVLLEKTLAALKDQLKMAVIEGDMTTELDAERLRQYGVPVIAINTGRSCHLDSKMVAGGIHRFKEDYNPKEFDLLLVENVGNLVCPAEFEVGEHAKVALLSITEGEDKPLKYPIMFQEADCLIITKLDLAPYLEIDLKSLEANVRSMNPDVTIIALSAQTGEGLEEWLNWLKSQVHRPKFLNC comes from the coding sequence ATGCACCAAACTTTTGACGCGGCCCTAGAAATTAATCTACTTCATGCCAATCAAGCAGGAGCCGATCACAACCGGGAACATTTTGACGAGTGGGGTATTACCTGTTTAAACCTGATGAGTAGTCCTGGTGCGGGTAAAACTGTGTTATTGGAAAAAACCCTCGCAGCCTTAAAAGATCAATTAAAAATGGCTGTTATTGAAGGTGATATGACTACAGAACTAGATGCAGAGCGCCTGAGACAATATGGAGTTCCCGTGATTGCCATTAATACGGGTCGCTCCTGTCACTTAGATTCCAAAATGGTAGCTGGGGGAATTCATCGTTTTAAAGAAGATTACAACCCGAAAGAGTTTGATTTATTGTTGGTGGAAAATGTGGGAAATTTAGTTTGTCCCGCCGAATTTGAGGTAGGGGAACACGCAAAAGTTGCTCTATTAAGTATTACTGAAGGAGAAGATAAACCCCTCAAATATCCAATTATGTTTCAAGAGGCGGATTGTCTGATTATTACCAAATTAGATCTGGCTCCTTATTTAGAGATTGATTTAAAAAGTTTAGAGGCAAATGTTCGTTCTATGAATCCCGATGTAACCATTATTGCTCTTTCTGCTCAAACAGGAGAAGGTTTAGAAGAGTGGTTAAATTGGCTAAAAAGCCAAGTCCATAGGCCGAAGTTTTTGAATTGTTAA
- the hypA gene encoding hydrogenase maturation nickel metallochaperone HypA: MHETDMTKALIMTVRDWYDSQPEKLKIEKIHLMVGEFTCVEPVSLQFAFEVQTANTFLAGVELAIKNIPLIAYCHCCQKDYQPQIGQQYSCPTCRSPMEDIRSGRELKIDHIEYSLDF; the protein is encoded by the coding sequence ATGCACGAAACTGATATGACCAAGGCGTTAATTATGACAGTTCGAGATTGGTATGATAGCCAACCTGAAAAGCTCAAAATTGAAAAAATTCATCTCATGGTTGGTGAATTTACCTGTGTCGAACCGGTCAGTTTACAATTTGCCTTTGAAGTTCAAACTGCCAATACTTTTCTTGCCGGCGTGGAATTAGCTATTAAAAATATTCCCCTAATTGCTTATTGTCATTGCTGCCAAAAAGATTATCAACCCCAAATTGGCCAGCAATATTCCTGCCCAACTTGTCGATCACCGATGGAGGATATTCGTTCAGGTCGAGAGTTAAAAATTGACCACATTGAATATTCTTTAGATTTTTAA
- a CDS encoding agmatinase family protein — MSEESTFQPPHLTEAEQALEKERHLPLTGWQQEVSQGLTYGLEAADSIRDRSIPTFSRGELPHYAGINTFMKAPYLEDVRNVGNYDVAIVGVPHDSGTTYRPGTRFGPQGIRRISALYTPYNFELGVDLREQITLCDLGDIFTIPANNEKSFDQISKGVAHVFSSGALPIILGGDHSIGFPTVRGICRHLGDKKVGIIHFDRHVDTQETDLDERMHTCPWFHATNMKNAPAKNLVQLGIGGWQVPRQGVKVCRERATNILTVTDIVERGIDAAAEFALERALDGTDCVWISFDIDCIDAGFVPGTGWPEPGGLLPREALALLGKIIQKAPICGMEVVEVSPPYDISDMTSLMATRVICDAMAHLVISGQLPRKEKPYYIHPEANLAVDEPWQ, encoded by the coding sequence ATGTCCGAGGAATCTACTTTTCAACCCCCGCATTTAACCGAAGCTGAACAGGCCCTAGAAAAAGAACGCCATTTGCCCCTAACCGGTTGGCAACAGGAAGTTTCTCAGGGGTTAACCTACGGTTTAGAGGCGGCCGATAGTATTCGCGATCGCAGTATTCCCACCTTTTCCAGGGGTGAGTTACCCCACTATGCGGGAATTAACACCTTTATGAAGGCTCCCTATTTGGAAGATGTGCGGAATGTGGGCAATTATGACGTGGCAATCGTGGGAGTTCCCCATGATTCGGGGACAACTTACCGACCCGGAACTCGTTTTGGTCCCCAGGGAATTCGGCGGATTTCGGCCCTTTATACGCCCTACAATTTTGAATTAGGGGTAGATCTGCGGGAACAAATTACTCTCTGTGATTTGGGGGATATTTTCACCATTCCTGCTAATAATGAAAAGTCCTTCGATCAAATCTCGAAGGGGGTTGCCCATGTCTTTAGTTCCGGCGCATTGCCGATTATTTTAGGGGGTGATCATTCTATTGGTTTTCCGACGGTGCGGGGTATTTGTCGGCATTTAGGGGATAAAAAAGTCGGTATTATTCACTTTGATCGCCATGTGGATACCCAGGAAACAGATTTAGATGAACGGATGCACACTTGCCCCTGGTTTCATGCCACCAATATGAAAAATGCTCCTGCTAAAAATCTCGTCCAATTAGGGATTGGTGGTTGGCAAGTTCCCCGTCAAGGTGTTAAAGTTTGCCGCGAGCGGGCCACTAATATTTTGACCGTCACCGACATTGTAGAACGAGGCATTGATGCGGCCGCCGAATTTGCCTTAGAACGAGCTTTAGATGGTACGGATTGCGTTTGGATTAGTTTTGATATTGATTGCATTGATGCCGGTTTTGTCCCCGGCACGGGTTGGCCAGAACCGGGGGGTTTATTACCCCGTGAAGCCTTAGCTTTATTAGGTAAAATTATCCAAAAAGCTCCCATTTGTGGCATGGAAGTGGTGGAAGTTTCCCCTCCCTACGATATTAGTGATATGACCTCTTTAATGGCTACCCGTGTTATTTGTGATGCCATGGCTCATCTGGTGATTTCAGGTCAATTACCGCGTAAAGAAAAGCCCTATTATATTCATCCTGAGGCCAATCTGGCCGTTGACGAACCCTGGCAGTAA
- a CDS encoding tetratricopeptide repeat protein produces MEVSPVVHQVNQTNQSELEPGTISHTAARLLLWGRRPSRGLARVEFYDEFSRQQVVRELENKLQEQGIIFYKIVLPIWEKPSFVLNFLLTQLAELESGVVSITGFETAFSDVSLVDALQLINFNRENLARFNLRQIWWMNHDFTNKVIRYMPDLNSWFFLRLLLTENSTQATKYNQLFTDKNTVHDPYNLPGTAVNFVGREQELSRIHQAFQQSSLIVLSGMGGSGKTELALQYAWQHKGDYPAGICWINVLNSDPGLAILFFAREYLGLNIPNQGTLSERVRYCWQNWPEGNALIIFDDVRDYDQIKSYLPPGKESRFRVLITTRFSYLGVSLSTINLDVLTAAQALDLLQTYLGKERLTAELEAAKQLCQCLGYLPLGLQLLGSFLRQETTETLANIKEKFPKKGLKYLNSDKEEVRSIKTILELSWQLLETEEQKLALYLSLFASAPFPKHLIISLFSDEAKDEIEKWLTDSLVKLNLLKSLGNQWYQLHPLIRLYLREKLEGSEIANTAKSRYCTVMTDTSRTVPQTPTLDIIQNLTPLIPHIEQAVREYPQYIADEDLVSSYTGLAWYYNGQGLYAIAEPYCQACLTATRTRLGENHLDVATSLNNLAHLYESQGRYTEAEPLYLEALDLYKRLLGDNHPDVATSLNNLALLYYSQGRYKEAEPLYLEALDLYKQLLGDNHPHVATSLNNLAALYDSQGRYTEAEPLYLEALDLRKRLLGDNHPDVATSLNNLAALYDSQGRYTEAEPLYLEALDLRKRLLGDNHPSVALSLNNLAALYCYQGRYTEAEPLYLEAIKIATQVLGKNHPHTQTIMENYKTMLSQLRQAELR; encoded by the coding sequence ATGGAGGTGTCCCCGGTGGTACATCAAGTTAATCAAACTAATCAATCGGAGTTAGAACCGGGTACTATTTCCCATACAGCAGCTCGTTTGCTATTATGGGGACGAAGACCATCTAGAGGTTTAGCTAGGGTGGAATTTTATGATGAGTTTTCCCGTCAGCAAGTAGTTAGAGAATTAGAGAATAAACTGCAAGAACAAGGCATTATTTTTTATAAAATTGTCTTACCAATATGGGAAAAACCCTCTTTTGTCTTGAACTTCTTGTTAACACAATTGGCAGAATTGGAGTCGGGAGTAGTATCAATTACTGGTTTTGAAACCGCTTTTTCTGATGTTTCCCTAGTAGATGCCTTGCAATTAATTAATTTCAATCGAGAAAATTTAGCTCGCTTTAATCTCCGACAAATTTGGTGGATGAATCATGATTTTACTAACAAAGTTATTCGGTATATGCCAGATTTAAATTCTTGGTTTTTCCTGCGATTACTTTTAACAGAAAATTCAACCCAAGCTACCAAATATAATCAGCTATTTACCGATAAAAATACAGTTCATGATCCCTATAATTTACCAGGAACAGCAGTTAACTTTGTTGGTAGAGAACAGGAATTATCCCGGATTCATCAAGCTTTTCAGCAATCTTCCCTAATTGTTTTAAGTGGGATGGGAGGTTCGGGAAAAACTGAATTAGCTTTACAGTATGCTTGGCAACATAAAGGGGATTATCCTGCGGGTATTTGTTGGATAAATGTCCTTAACAGTGACCCCGGTTTAGCTATTTTATTTTTTGCCAGAGAATACCTGGGTTTAAACATCCCCAATCAGGGAACCTTAAGTGAACGAGTGCGTTACTGTTGGCAAAATTGGCCCGAGGGAAATGCTTTAATTATTTTTGATGATGTGCGTGACTACGACCAAATTAAATCTTATCTACCACCGGGAAAAGAATCTCGTTTTCGGGTTTTGATTACCACTCGCTTTAGTTACTTAGGGGTATCGCTATCAACGATAAACTTAGATGTTCTCACAGCAGCGCAAGCTTTAGATTTACTGCAAACCTACTTAGGAAAAGAACGTCTAACCGCGGAGTTAGAGGCAGCCAAGCAACTTTGTCAGTGTTTAGGATATTTGCCTCTAGGATTACAATTACTAGGCAGTTTTCTGAGACAAGAAACCACTGAAACTTTAGCAAATATCAAGGAAAAATTCCCGAAGAAAGGCTTAAAATATCTCAACTCTGATAAGGAGGAAGTCCGCAGTATTAAAACAATTCTGGAACTCAGTTGGCAACTGTTAGAAACAGAAGAACAAAAATTAGCTCTTTATCTCAGTTTATTTGCTTCGGCACCTTTTCCCAAGCACTTAATCATCAGTTTATTTTCTGATGAAGCTAAAGACGAGATAGAAAAATGGTTAACCGATAGCTTGGTTAAGCTTAATTTGCTGAAATCTTTAGGCAATCAATGGTATCAACTGCATCCCCTCATCCGTCTTTATCTACGGGAAAAATTAGAAGGTTCCGAGATAGCCAATACCGCAAAAAGTCGTTATTGTACGGTGATGACAGATACATCGAGAACAGTCCCCCAAACTCCTACTCTAGATATTATTCAAAATCTGACTCCCTTAATTCCCCATATTGAACAAGCTGTCAGGGAATATCCCCAATATATCGCTGATGAGGATTTAGTTTCGTCCTATACGGGTTTAGCTTGGTACTATAACGGACAAGGATTGTATGCTATTGCTGAACCTTACTGTCAAGCTTGTTTAACCGCAACTCGAACCCGCTTAGGAGAAAATCATCTCGATGTGGCAACTTCCCTCAACAATTTAGCACACTTGTACGAATCCCAAGGCAGGTACACAGAAGCAGAACCTCTCTATCTAGAAGCATTAGATTTGTATAAACGACTCTTAGGAGACAATCATCCCGATGTGGCAACTTCCCTCAACAATTTAGCACTATTGTACTATTCCCAAGGTAGGTACAAAGAAGCGGAACCTCTCTATCTAGAAGCATTAGATTTGTATAAACAACTCTTAGGAGACAATCATCCCCATGTGGCAACTTCCCTCAACAATTTAGCAGCATTGTACGATTCCCAAGGCAGGTACACAGAAGCAGAACCTCTCTATCTAGAAGCATTAGATTTGAGAAAACGACTCTTAGGAGACAATCATCCCGATGTAGCAACTTCCCTCAACAATTTAGCAGCATTGTACGATTCCCAAGGCAGGTACACAGAAGCAGAACCTCTCTATCTAGAAGCATTAGATTTGAGAAAACGACTCTTAGGAGACAATCATCCCTCTGTGGCACTTTCCCTCAACAATTTAGCAGCATTGTACTGTTACCAAGGCAGGTACACAGAAGCAGAACCTCTCTATCTAGAAGCGATTAAGATTGCTACCCAAGTATTAGGGAAAAATCATCCCCATACCCAAACAATTATGGAGAACTATAAAACTATGTTGTCGCAACTCCGGCAGGCAGAATTAAGATGA
- a CDS encoding permease, producing MNQISIAVTFFLSLVLTSLPFLLLGTAVSSFLLVFVNKQRLAAIFPRNRVLGAIVGSAIGLILPVGQYGTIPVARRFLLEGVPPGVVFSFLTAAPTLNIVTLWLTWQTFSYSSVFFYRSLSVWLMAIVIGTLFSFYRENPRTDSEIPLESSLVLSGSFLPEEAASQPLQRVGSLVYEYKTRDRQAWPISVQLFLDNFIDEALELGGLLIIGCAIASVFQLLLPQSQLIAWGNTPATQILVQLFFGFTLAVNASLSSFVPGSLITNLSVGSTLAFLLVASLIDIKAFILLLSAFRPKIVLYFGILCLLMTFLVALILSFYLG from the coding sequence ATGAATCAAATTTCTATCGCTGTTACTTTTTTTCTTAGTTTAGTCTTGACCTCGCTTCCCTTTTTACTTTTGGGGACAGCCGTTTCCAGTTTTTTGCTGGTTTTCGTCAATAAACAGCGATTAGCGGCGATATTTCCCCGTAATCGAGTCTTAGGAGCGATCGTTGGCAGTGCCATCGGATTAATTCTACCCGTCGGACAATACGGCACGATTCCCGTCGCTAGAAGATTCTTATTAGAGGGAGTACCCCCGGGGGTGGTGTTTAGCTTTCTCACCGCTGCACCTACCCTAAATATCGTCACTCTTTGGCTAACTTGGCAGACTTTCAGCTATTCTAGTGTTTTCTTCTATCGATCGCTTTCGGTCTGGTTAATGGCAATTGTTATCGGCACTCTCTTTAGTTTCTATCGGGAAAACCCCCGCACCGATAGCGAAATTCCCCTAGAATCGAGTTTAGTTCTTTCCGGGAGTTTTTTACCAGAGGAAGCAGCCAGTCAACCCCTACAAAGAGTCGGCAGTCTTGTTTATGAGTATAAAACTAGAGATAGGCAAGCTTGGCCAATTTCTGTGCAGTTATTTCTCGATAACTTTATCGATGAAGCACTGGAATTAGGGGGATTATTAATTATTGGCTGTGCGATCGCTAGTGTCTTTCAGCTATTATTACCTCAGAGTCAATTAATTGCCTGGGGGAATACTCCCGCTACTCAAATTCTCGTGCAGTTGTTCTTTGGTTTCACTCTCGCTGTTAATGCTAGTCTTAGCTCTTTTGTCCCCGGTTCTTTAATTACTAATCTGTCCGTGGGTTCCACTCTAGCTTTTTTACTGGTTGCTTCCCTCATTGATATTAAAGCTTTTATCCTCCTCCTATCAGCTTTCCGTCCTAAAATCGTCCTTTATTTCGGAATTTTATGCCTGTTAATGACTTTTTTAGTGGCTCTGATCCTCAGTTTCTATCTAGGTTGA
- a CDS encoding anthranilate synthase component I, whose product MQKPLAWHWRSLPLHQRTGSEVFACLFCQDAIATLLESPYPGNSLSRYSLCAGSPRQLWTPALGEILPFLSSLLPQTRSDVLPDHLPFHGGWLGWLGYDLAWEIEKLPDRKADTLPFPVAYWYEPDSFAILDHQAQILWLAATKPEDLDKYEQSLTTNPDFELIDPHPSPLIFYTSQLDYEKAVKKALDYIRKGDIFQANLSLRFQSTTRAKGWQIYRSLQQINPSPFASYWRTPWGEMISCSPERLVKLERGIASTRPIAGTRPRGKTEALDRQLAEELLTNKKERAEHIMLVDLERNDLGRVCEWGSVDVDELLTIERYSHVMHLVSNVQGKLGKKYHAIDLIKALFPGGTITGCPKVRCLEIIEELEPMRRNLFYGSCGYIDLRGHLDLNILIRTLLMTTQGNFNTVWGQVGAGIVADSDPEKEWLESLHKAEAQLIALRSF is encoded by the coding sequence ATGCAAAAACCTTTAGCATGGCATTGGCGATCGCTTCCTCTGCATCAGCGCACTGGTTCCGAGGTTTTTGCCTGCTTATTCTGCCAAGATGCGATCGCTACTTTACTAGAAAGTCCCTATCCGGGTAATTCCCTTTCCCGTTACTCTCTTTGTGCTGGTTCCCCGCGTCAGCTTTGGACCCCCGCACTAGGGGAAATTTTGCCCTTTTTAAGCAGTTTACTCCCCCAAACCCGATCGGATGTTCTTCCCGATCATCTTCCCTTCCATGGCGGTTGGTTGGGGTGGTTAGGCTACGATTTAGCTTGGGAGATAGAAAAATTACCGGACAGGAAAGCTGATACTCTCCCTTTTCCCGTCGCTTATTGGTATGAACCGGATAGTTTTGCCATTCTCGATCACCAAGCACAAATTCTCTGGTTAGCTGCCACTAAACCCGAAGATTTAGATAAATACGAACAATCTTTAACCACTAACCCCGATTTTGAGTTGATCGATCCCCATCCCTCTCCCTTAATCTTTTATACCTCTCAACTCGACTACGAAAAAGCTGTTAAAAAAGCCTTAGATTATATCAGAAAAGGCGATATTTTTCAAGCAAATTTATCCCTAAGATTTCAAAGCACAACTAGGGCAAAAGGATGGCAAATTTATCGCAGTTTACAACAGATAAACCCTTCTCCTTTCGCTAGTTATTGGCGCACCCCTTGGGGAGAAATGATTAGTTGTTCTCCCGAAAGATTGGTAAAATTAGAAAGGGGAATAGCCAGCACTAGACCGATCGCTGGAACCCGTCCCCGGGGTAAAACCGAGGCACTCGATCGACAATTAGCCGAGGAACTATTAACTAATAAAAAAGAGCGGGCCGAGCATATTATGCTAGTGGATCTAGAACGCAATGATCTGGGTAGAGTTTGTGAATGGGGATCGGTTGATGTGGATGAATTACTGACGATCGAGCGTTATAGCCATGTTATGCACTTGGTCAGTAATGTTCAAGGAAAATTAGGTAAAAAGTATCATGCTATTGATTTAATTAAAGCTCTTTTCCCCGGGGGAACAATTACCGGTTGTCCGAAAGTTCGCTGTCTAGAAATTATCGAAGAATTGGAACCGATGCGACGCAATTTATTCTATGGTTCCTGTGGCTATATTGACCTACGGGGTCATTTAGATTTGAATATTCTCATCCGTACCCTATTAATGACCACTCAAGGGAATTTTAACACCGTTTGGGGACAGGTGGGAGCGGGAATAGTTGCCGATAGCGATCCCGAAAAAGAATGGTTAGAATCCCTTCATAAAGCTGAGGCACAATTAATCGCTTTACGTTCTTTTTAA